A single Drosophila ananassae strain 14024-0371.13 chromosome 3L, ASM1763931v2, whole genome shotgun sequence DNA region contains:
- the LOC6495286 gene encoding phospholipid scramblase 3 produces MLQNDAVRTLQYDSEIRVAQQPSSSEPRVFDLHISITSQPRPEAPRIPLPVPITTVTGSRTFIPLAGYDCLADLPSVHIEQTFELNETLTAVSSENRYVVRSPLGDAIFAASESSTEKNRMIWGSGRPFQMHLLDKTHQEALVFRKKLAMGSLCCQPKSLEIWIPPGNVLGRVVQSPTFMQPEFFIEDGNTGQPVFCVEGPPNSGFCCFCLPRDSYFKINSGGNMRASIDHKWMTSKSQYTTNIYFSDTKLTAKERALILGAAFLLEYLYFQKRF; encoded by the exons ATGTTGCAAAACGACGCGGTGCGGACTTTGCAATACGATAGCGAAATTCGCGTGGCCCAGCAGCCGAGTTCCTCGGAGCCAAGAG TTTTCGACTTGCACATAAGTATTACTTCACAGCCAAGGCCGGAAGCTCCTCGTATCCCACTGCCAGTTCCCATAACCACAGTCACGGGCAGCAGGACTTTTATTCCTTTGGCCGGATACGATTGCCTGGCGGATCTGCCCTCTGTACATATCGAACAGACCTTCGAGCTAAATGAAA CATTGACAGCCGTTTCTTCGGAGAATCGATATGTGGTGCGATCACCCTTGGGAGATGCCATCTTCGCGGCCAGTGAGAGCTCTACGGAAAAGAATCGTATGATTTGGGGCTCCGGTCGACCCTTTCAGATGCATCTGCTGGACAAAACCCACCAGGAAGCTCTAGTCTTTCGCAAAAAGCTAGCTATGGGATCGTTGTGCTGTCAGCCCAAGAGCCTGGAAATCTGGATTCCCCCGGGCAATGTCCTGGGCCGAGTAGTCCAGTCGCCCACCTTCATGCAGCCAGAGTTCTTCATCGAAGATGGAAACACCGGACAGCCTGTATTTTGTGTGGAAGGACCTCCCAATTCGGGGTTCTGTTGCTTCTGCCTGCCCAGAGATAGTTATTTTAAG atcAATTCTGGTGGCAATATGAGGGCTTCCATAGACCACAAATGGATGACGAGCAAGTCTCAGTATACAACCAATATATACTTCAGTGATACCAAGCTAACAGCCAAGGAGAGGGCCTTGATCCTGGGTGCTGCCTTTTTGCTG GAATATCTGTACTTCCAAAAACGCttttaa
- the LOC6495377 gene encoding syntaxin-6 isoform X1 translates to MSLEDPFFGVKDEVFKALNKTRGLYLRWRELGESGGAEVEWTTTELRNSLRSIEWDLEDLEDTISIVEKNPSKFWIDNRELSSRRHFIDNTRDEVKQMKDKMSLNRSRDRDITAHQPLLDNERHSPNHNHSIAITSLNSNSNEYHQHPHNDRTYLVECPSGLNGNSLINSGSQAVANTIAGTMSAAAAAASRHSGTKYSKLENALDSPSHYGQSHHGGLDSPSHRYVGETVSIQQRMIQGQDEQLDMISDSIGTLKTVSRQIGVELDEQAVMLDDFGNEFDTTESKLDTTMKKVAKVLHMNNDKRQWAAILILSGLLLFVIILFIVL, encoded by the exons ATGTCTCTGGAGGATCCCTTTTTCGGAGTCAAGGA CGAGGTATTCAAAGCTTTGAACAAAACCCGCGGCCTCTACCTGCGTTGGCGGGAGTTGGGTGAGAGCGGAGGCGCCGAGGTTGAATGGACCACCACCGAGCTGCGTAACTCGCTCCGGAGCATCGAGTGGGATCTCGAGGACCTCGAGGACACTATCA GCATCGTTGAGAAGAATCCGAGCAAATTTTGGATCGATAACCGTGAGCTTTCCAGCCGGCGCCACTTCATCGACAACACTCGCGATGAGGTTAAGCAAATGAAGGATAAGATGAGCCTGAACCGGAGCCGGGACAGAGACATCACAGCACACCAGCCACTCCTCGACAACGAGCGTCACAGCCCGAATCACAATCACTCCATTGCCATCACCAGCTTGAACTCCAACTCGAACGAGTACCATCAGCATCCGCACAACGATCGTACGTATCTGGTGGAGTGTCCCAGCGGACTCAACGGCAACTCGCTGATCAACAGTGGCAGCCAGGCGGtggcaaataccatagcaggCACCATgtcagcagcggcagcagcagcttcCCGCCACAGCGGCACCAAGTACTCCAAGCTGGAGAATGCTCTCGACAGTCCCAGTCACTATGGGCAGTCGCATCACGGGGGTCTGGACAGTCCCAGCCACAGATATGTGGGCGAAACGGTGTCCATACAGCAGAGGATGATCCAGGGCCAGGACGAGCAGCTGGACATGATCAGTGACTCGATTGGAACGTTGAAGACGGTGTCACGACAGATCGGGGTGGAGCTGGATGAGCAAGCGGTGATGCTAGACGACTTCGGAAACGAGTTCGATACTACGGAATCGAAGTTGGACACGACCATGAAGAAAGTTGCCAAAGTGTTGCACATGAATAATG ATAAACGACAGTGGGCCGCCATTCTCATCTTATCCGGGCTGTTATTGTTTGtgataattttgtttattgttttgtaA
- the LOC6495377 gene encoding syntaxin-6 isoform X2, translated as MKDKMSLNRSRDRDITAHQPLLDNERHSPNHNHSIAITSLNSNSNEYHQHPHNDRTYLVECPSGLNGNSLINSGSQAVANTIAGTMSAAAAAASRHSGTKYSKLENALDSPSHYGQSHHGGLDSPSHRYVGETVSIQQRMIQGQDEQLDMISDSIGTLKTVSRQIGVELDEQAVMLDDFGNEFDTTESKLDTTMKKVAKVLHMNNDKRQWAAILILSGLLLFVIILFIVL; from the exons ATGAAGGATAAGATGAGCCTGAACCGGAGCCGGGACAGAGACATCACAGCACACCAGCCACTCCTCGACAACGAGCGTCACAGCCCGAATCACAATCACTCCATTGCCATCACCAGCTTGAACTCCAACTCGAACGAGTACCATCAGCATCCGCACAACGATCGTACGTATCTGGTGGAGTGTCCCAGCGGACTCAACGGCAACTCGCTGATCAACAGTGGCAGCCAGGCGGtggcaaataccatagcaggCACCATgtcagcagcggcagcagcagcttcCCGCCACAGCGGCACCAAGTACTCCAAGCTGGAGAATGCTCTCGACAGTCCCAGTCACTATGGGCAGTCGCATCACGGGGGTCTGGACAGTCCCAGCCACAGATATGTGGGCGAAACGGTGTCCATACAGCAGAGGATGATCCAGGGCCAGGACGAGCAGCTGGACATGATCAGTGACTCGATTGGAACGTTGAAGACGGTGTCACGACAGATCGGGGTGGAGCTGGATGAGCAAGCGGTGATGCTAGACGACTTCGGAAACGAGTTCGATACTACGGAATCGAAGTTGGACACGACCATGAAGAAAGTTGCCAAAGTGTTGCACATGAATAATG ATAAACGACAGTGGGCCGCCATTCTCATCTTATCCGGGCTGTTATTGTTTGtgataattttgtttattgttttgtaA